The Aeromicrobium senzhongii genome includes a window with the following:
- a CDS encoding ABC transporter permease produces the protein MSADPATAEPRAQEKYPPPPPETPAERKGRLIALFVMPFLIVTMMYATYMGTMHNPHPRDLPVAVVGQGEAARQLATGLEADSGGALEVRRVESAAAAEELIRDQEIGGAIEVPVSGTVAKVHHAMASGASQATTVDKLLVPAAVANGWQVETNDVVPLPESDGTGTMVLFAAMGMMLAGYVPLSTLLAGLPNLLRVRRFLPIAVGWGALTSSLVWLILGPVVGAVDGHYPLFLGVGTLAVVAVGVSQLLFTKVLGPFAVLLGMLLWVIFGVPSSNLAMSVHTMPEFFQWMHEILPLPAAGEALRSVIYFDGDGFGRHVLTLAAWLVVALVLAIVKERRSGHLVVGGPLYTEPDAPLAALPGGPVAPYRTRLVAVAMFPLAIMITVVTLMSFSMHEAKVADMPVAVVGPAAQAGAFVDGVEPQLGEFVDLRVVDSAAEAEDLVRSQEIVAAYVLPTAAGQDPTLVTAGGAGSSQQSAVTQMFAAVAAGSGSELAHDDIAPLSDDDVNGSNSLYVGMGWIMAGFLFFAVMRGGAPDLTRTRQLLPLVAGWSVGISVWLWFLYDVLIGAVNGHPLELIGFGALTVFAVAWASAAVIRVFGLGGLVPVMIVVMLAGVPASGGGLSLYMVPEFFRPLADILPLPAAVDIARSVVYLDGVGIGGDVMVIAIWGLVGLAVNFLLVDPWLNRDGARPPAPLGPRHMPERGKPKAPVDAEDDLVVAAAEPRRPGSRRRN, from the coding sequence GTGTCAGCAGACCCAGCAACGGCCGAGCCGCGCGCCCAGGAGAAGTACCCGCCGCCCCCGCCGGAGACGCCGGCCGAGCGCAAGGGCCGCCTCATCGCGCTGTTCGTCATGCCGTTCCTGATCGTCACGATGATGTACGCGACGTACATGGGGACGATGCACAACCCGCACCCGCGCGACCTGCCGGTCGCCGTCGTCGGGCAGGGTGAGGCCGCCCGGCAGCTCGCCACCGGCCTCGAGGCCGACTCCGGCGGTGCCCTCGAGGTCCGTCGCGTCGAGAGCGCAGCAGCGGCTGAGGAGCTGATCCGGGACCAGGAGATCGGCGGCGCGATCGAGGTGCCGGTGTCCGGCACGGTCGCGAAGGTCCACCACGCCATGGCCTCCGGTGCCTCGCAGGCCACCACCGTCGACAAGCTCCTCGTGCCGGCAGCGGTCGCCAACGGGTGGCAGGTCGAGACCAACGACGTCGTGCCCCTGCCGGAGTCCGACGGCACCGGCACCATGGTGCTGTTCGCGGCAATGGGCATGATGTTGGCCGGATACGTGCCGCTGAGCACGCTCCTCGCCGGCCTGCCGAACCTGCTGCGCGTGCGGCGCTTCCTTCCGATCGCCGTCGGCTGGGGCGCCCTGACCAGCTCGCTGGTCTGGCTCATCCTGGGACCCGTCGTCGGAGCGGTCGACGGGCACTACCCGCTGTTCCTGGGCGTCGGAACGCTCGCGGTCGTCGCGGTCGGCGTCTCGCAACTGCTGTTCACCAAGGTGCTCGGTCCGTTCGCCGTCCTGCTGGGCATGCTGCTGTGGGTGATCTTCGGCGTCCCGTCGTCGAACCTGGCGATGTCGGTCCACACCATGCCCGAGTTCTTCCAGTGGATGCACGAGATCCTGCCGCTGCCTGCTGCCGGCGAGGCGCTCCGGTCGGTCATCTACTTCGATGGCGACGGCTTCGGCAGGCACGTGCTGACGCTCGCCGCGTGGCTGGTCGTCGCGCTCGTCCTGGCCATCGTGAAGGAGCGCCGCTCCGGCCACCTCGTCGTGGGCGGCCCGCTCTACACCGAGCCGGACGCGCCACTGGCCGCCCTGCCGGGAGGCCCCGTGGCGCCCTACCGCACGCGCTTGGTGGCGGTCGCGATGTTCCCGCTCGCCATCATGATCACGGTCGTCACCTTGATGAGCTTCTCGATGCACGAGGCCAAGGTCGCCGACATGCCCGTCGCCGTGGTCGGCCCCGCCGCCCAGGCCGGTGCCTTCGTCGACGGCGTCGAGCCGCAGCTCGGTGAGTTCGTCGACCTGCGGGTCGTGGACTCCGCGGCCGAGGCCGAGGACCTGGTCCGCAGCCAGGAGATCGTGGCGGCCTACGTGCTGCCGACGGCGGCCGGTCAGGACCCGACGCTGGTCACGGCCGGTGGCGCGGGCTCCAGTCAGCAGTCGGCCGTCACGCAGATGTTCGCCGCCGTCGCCGCCGGATCGGGATCCGAGCTGGCGCACGACGACATCGCCCCGCTGAGCGACGACGACGTCAACGGCAGCAACAGCCTGTACGTCGGCATGGGCTGGATCATGGCGGGCTTCCTGTTCTTCGCCGTGATGCGCGGCGGCGCCCCGGACCTGACCCGCACGCGACAGCTGTTGCCGCTGGTGGCGGGCTGGTCCGTGGGGATCTCGGTGTGGCTCTGGTTCCTCTACGACGTCCTGATCGGCGCCGTGAACGGCCACCCCCTGGAGCTGATCGGCTTCGGTGCCCTGACGGTCTTCGCCGTCGCGTGGGCGAGCGCGGCGGTGATCAGGGTCTTCGGACTGGGCGGCCTGGTCCCGGTCATGATCGTCGTGATGCTGGCCGGCGTGCCCGCGTCCGGCGGTGGCCTGTCGCTCTACATGGTGCCGGAGTTCTTCCGTCCGCTCGCCGACATCCTGCCCCTGCCCGCGGCCGTCGACATCGCCCGCTCGGTGGTCTACCTGGACGGCGTCGGCATCGGTGGCGACGTCATGGTCATCGCGATCTGGGGCCTGGTCGGCCTCGCGGTGAACTTCCTGCTCGTGGATCCTTGGCTCAACCGGGACGGGGCGCGCCCGCCGGCGCCCCTGGGCCCGCGCCACATGCCTGAGCGGGGCAAGCCGAAGGCACCCGTCGACGCCGAGGACGACCTCGTCGTCGCCGCCGCGGAACCGCGCCGCCCGGGGTCGCGCCGCCGGAACTGA
- a CDS encoding Ig-like domain-containing protein, with protein sequence MFHRFTSVIASALMVSGAAVALSPAAQAATPIHSGHLQVIVEGQIIGCVAESDSSHVAEYSTAASRAHDFTISEGAHQVLALANDPEFRLAGETDLMTKGDPATHSLLVVDTPQPWNQSALWSIDPVTKVLSTTWTWPDSSTQQVHAWKHDDGINRSIGLAPDLERFISAYGPSRTVAVTFRLGEACSGPVELPQSVTFTSSAPTKAHPGDTYTVTATGGGSGNPVTFSSTTPDACTVSGSTVTFTGVGTCTVRASQAAGGGFTAGSATQNISVVERETRTGHIQVLKDDVLLGCLGPNFPMSITTSKSSAIGVTIAEGTQQELRHVSAPTTAVGTDTSFSALGGSSAVAVMPSQHVLGEVQTGLWQIDPDTGVLTASYVKRDNTTAPLVTFYHQPESGTGVASLTPDYTNVEHAYGDTAFRVTLRIGDHCQMVDQEITFTSTAPTKAYPGDTHTVTATGGGSGNPVTFSSTTPDACTVSGSTVTFTGVGTCTVKAAQAGDSLHAAGSATQSITVTKIASTLSLSLGSDTIHEEQTTTATAQVTVAAGSLSAAGGAVQFAVEGTDVGDPVEIDTDGRAVSPELTGEIGDNEVAATYVPTASATYAGSTDSATLTVLEKQSQDITFTSTPPTDAYPGDTYTVTATGGSSGNPVTFSSTTPDACTVSGSTVTFTGVGTCTVKAAQAGDSLHAAGSATQSITVTKIASTLSLSLGSDTIHEEQTTTATAQVTVAAGSLSAAGGAVQFAVEGTDVGDPVEIDTDGRAVSPELTGEIGDNEVAATYVPTASATYAGSTDSATLTVLEKQSQDITFTSTPPTDAYPGDTYTVTATGGSSGNPVTFSSKNTDRCTVSGSTVTFHGGDCIVVANQVGSSSHFPADPVEQEIEVNAFATSVDLTFTPANPVFGQVPTATAQLATTGGSLDDAGGVVEFRVDGDIVDHVTYDSDGRASLPLELGVGAHQVEATWSPEENYVYARSSDSASVTVSAATTTTTVKVTPSELTATVEVVAPGVGTPTGDVNFFVDGTKVGTAALTNGVATLARTTPDGQDYAVSAQYVGSTEFTASVTSTARTNPVITARVGSTTKARNGWHRTPVTVTFTCETKSAELVAACPPPVTVIRQGAGSVTRTIHTTDGGIATVTAAFKVDRTKPRVAIKGVKAGRSYFDPPKPTCVAKDSHSGVQACKIRSKRKGNKVVVTAKATDVAGNVRTKRVAYRLADATIRGAKKVGDTYQVKSGETYTLVVKGARPYYVYATPAPGTPHRGSVPFKKAGKKTWALGVRMSMSTSWTRAWNLGYTQNGKLHVIKVKVTG encoded by the coding sequence ATGTTCCACCGTTTCACCTCGGTCATCGCCAGTGCGCTCATGGTCAGCGGCGCTGCGGTGGCCCTCTCCCCTGCGGCTCAGGCCGCCACCCCGATCCACAGCGGTCACCTCCAGGTGATCGTTGAAGGCCAGATCATCGGCTGTGTCGCGGAGAGCGACAGCAGCCATGTCGCCGAGTACTCGACGGCCGCCTCCCGCGCCCATGACTTCACGATCAGCGAGGGCGCCCACCAAGTGCTCGCTCTCGCGAACGACCCTGAGTTCCGCCTCGCCGGCGAGACCGACCTCATGACGAAGGGCGACCCGGCGACCCACAGCCTCCTGGTGGTGGACACTCCTCAGCCGTGGAACCAATCCGCACTGTGGAGCATCGACCCCGTGACGAAGGTGCTCTCTACCACCTGGACCTGGCCGGATTCCTCCACGCAACAGGTCCACGCGTGGAAGCACGACGACGGGATCAACCGGTCCATCGGGCTGGCCCCCGACCTCGAGCGGTTCATCAGCGCGTACGGGCCTAGCCGGACAGTGGCTGTGACCTTCCGCCTCGGAGAGGCCTGCTCCGGACCGGTCGAGCTGCCACAGTCCGTCACGTTCACGTCGTCGGCCCCGACCAAGGCCCATCCCGGTGACACCTACACGGTGACCGCAACCGGCGGCGGCTCCGGCAACCCGGTCACGTTCTCCTCGACGACCCCGGATGCATGCACCGTCAGCGGCAGCACCGTCACCTTCACCGGCGTCGGCACCTGCACCGTCAGGGCGTCCCAGGCTGCGGGCGGCGGGTTCACCGCCGGGTCGGCCACCCAGAACATCTCCGTCGTCGAGCGCGAGACTCGCACCGGCCACATCCAGGTGCTGAAGGACGACGTCCTCCTCGGATGCCTCGGCCCCAACTTCCCGATGAGCATCACGACCTCGAAATCCTCGGCCATCGGGGTGACCATCGCCGAGGGAACCCAACAAGAGCTCCGGCACGTGTCGGCACCCACGACGGCCGTGGGTACCGACACCTCCTTCAGCGCGCTGGGGGGCTCCTCGGCCGTCGCCGTCATGCCTAGCCAGCACGTACTCGGGGAAGTACAGACGGGCCTGTGGCAGATCGATCCCGACACCGGCGTACTCACCGCTTCCTACGTAAAGCGGGACAACACGACAGCACCCCTGGTCACGTTCTACCACCAGCCCGAATCGGGGACGGGGGTCGCCAGCCTCACCCCGGACTACACCAACGTTGAGCACGCGTACGGAGACACTGCTTTCAGGGTCACCCTCCGCATCGGCGACCACTGCCAGATGGTCGATCAGGAGATCACGTTCACGTCGACTGCCCCGACCAAGGCCTACCCGGGTGACACCCACACGGTGACCGCAACCGGCGGCGGCTCCGGCAACCCGGTCACGTTCTCCTCGACGACCCCGGATGCATGCACCGTCAGCGGCAGCACCGTCACCTTCACCGGCGTCGGCACCTGCACCGTCAAGGCCGCCCAAGCCGGCGACAGCCTGCACGCCGCGGGGTCGGCCACCCAGAGCATCACCGTCACGAAGATCGCGAGCACCCTGTCGCTCTCGCTCGGCTCCGACACGATCCATGAGGAGCAGACCACGACGGCCACGGCGCAGGTCACGGTCGCTGCCGGCTCGCTGAGCGCCGCCGGTGGCGCCGTGCAGTTCGCGGTCGAGGGCACCGACGTCGGCGACCCGGTCGAGATCGACACCGACGGACGCGCGGTCAGCCCCGAGCTGACCGGCGAGATCGGCGACAACGAGGTCGCCGCGACCTACGTCCCCACCGCCTCGGCGACGTACGCCGGCTCCACGGACTCGGCGACACTGACCGTGCTGGAGAAGCAGTCCCAGGACATCACGTTCACCTCGACCCCGCCGACCGACGCGTACCCCGGCGACACGTACACGGTGACCGCGACCGGAGGCAGCTCGGGCAACCCGGTCACGTTCTCCTCGACGACCCCGGATGCATGCACCGTCAGCGGCAGCACCGTCACCTTCACCGGCGTCGGCACCTGCACCGTCAAGGCCGCCCAAGCCGGCGACAGCCTGCACGCCGCGGGGTCGGCCACCCAGAGCATCACCGTCACGAAGATCGCGAGCACCCTGTCGCTCTCGCTCGGCTCCGACACGATCCATGAGGAGCAGACCACGACGGCCACGGCGCAGGTCACGGTCGCTGCCGGCTCGCTGAGCGCCGCCGGTGGCGCCGTGCAGTTCGCGGTCGAGGGCACCGACGTCGGCGACCCGGTCGAGATCGACACCGACGGACGCGCGGTCAGCCCCGAGCTGACCGGCGAGATCGGCGACAACGAGGTCGCCGCGACCTACGTCCCCACCGCCTCGGCGACGTACGCCGGCTCCACGGACTCGGCGACACTGACCGTGCTGGAGAAGCAGTCCCAGGACATCACGTTCACCTCGACCCCGCCGACCGACGCGTACCCCGGCGACACGTACACGGTGACCGCGACCGGAGGCAGCTCGGGCAACCCGGTCACCTTCAGCTCGAAGAACACGGATCGGTGCACCGTCAGCGGTTCGACCGTGACGTTCCACGGCGGTGACTGCATCGTCGTGGCGAACCAGGTCGGCTCCTCGAGTCACTTCCCGGCCGACCCGGTCGAGCAGGAGATCGAGGTCAACGCGTTCGCGACGTCGGTCGACCTGACGTTCACGCCAGCCAACCCGGTCTTCGGCCAGGTCCCCACCGCGACGGCGCAGCTCGCCACGACCGGCGGCTCGCTGGACGACGCCGGCGGCGTCGTGGAGTTCCGGGTCGACGGCGACATCGTCGACCACGTCACCTACGACAGCGACGGCCGCGCCTCGCTGCCGCTCGAGCTCGGCGTCGGCGCCCACCAGGTCGAGGCGACCTGGTCGCCCGAGGAGAACTACGTCTATGCACGCAGCTCGGACTCTGCGTCAGTGACGGTGTCGGCCGCGACCACCACCACCACGGTCAAGGTCACGCCGAGCGAGCTGACCGCCACCGTCGAGGTCGTCGCCCCCGGCGTCGGCACCCCGACCGGCGACGTGAACTTCTTCGTCGACGGTACGAAGGTCGGCACCGCCGCCCTGACCAATGGCGTCGCCACACTCGCCCGCACGACTCCGGACGGACAGGACTACGCGGTCTCGGCCCAGTACGTCGGCAGCACCGAGTTCACCGCGTCGGTGACCTCGACGGCGCGCACCAACCCCGTCATCACAGCCCGGGTCGGCTCGACCACGAAGGCACGAAACGGCTGGCACCGCACGCCGGTCACCGTCACGTTCACCTGCGAGACGAAGAGCGCCGAGCTCGTCGCGGCGTGTCCCCCGCCCGTCACCGTCATCAGGCAGGGTGCCGGCAGCGTCACCCGCACCATCCACACGACCGACGGAGGCATCGCCACCGTCACCGCCGCGTTCAAGGTCGACCGAACCAAGCCCCGCGTCGCCATCAAGGGCGTCAAGGCAGGCCGCAGCTACTTCGACCCCCCGAAGCCGACCTGCGTCGCCAAGGACTCCCACTCGGGCGTCCAGGCCTGCAAGATCCGCAGCAAGCGCAAGGGCAACAAGGTCGTCGTCACGGCGAAGGCGACCGACGTGGCCGGCAACGTCCGGACGAAGCGTGTCGCATACCGCCTGGCGGACGCCACGATCCGTGGGGCGAAGAAGGTCGGTGACACCTATCAGGTGAAGAGCGGCGAGACGTACACCCTCGTCGTGAAGGGCGCCCGCCCGTACTACGTCTACGCCACCCCGGCCCCGGGCACGCCGCACCGCGGCTCGGTCCCGTTCAAGAAGGCCGGCAAGAAGACGTGGGCGCTCGGCGTGCGCATGTCGATGTCGACGAGCTGGACCCGCGCGTGGAACCTCGGCTACACGCAGAACGGCAAGCTGCACGTCATCAAGGTGAAGGTCACCGGCTGA
- a CDS encoding TIGR03084 family metal-binding protein: MTTLDTVLDDLAAESLQLDGWVAGLKPDEWATVTTPEGWTVAHQVAHLHWTDVTSTHAINDKAAFDALIMAALENPEGYIDQATDELALEPPESLLPAWRAGRSDLVDALKSVPEGQKIPWFGPPMSPVSMATARLMETWAHSHDVAEALGLSVPRTDRVKHVCHIGVRTFAFTHLMRGEEAPDVQPRVELTGPSGELWTWGPEDSPERVTGDAWDFALLATRRRHRSDVDVTASGPAADHWLDIVQAFAGLPGNDPKPLAER, from the coding sequence ATGACCACTCTTGACACCGTCCTGGACGACCTGGCCGCCGAATCGCTGCAGCTGGACGGCTGGGTCGCCGGCCTGAAGCCCGACGAGTGGGCCACGGTCACCACGCCCGAGGGCTGGACCGTCGCCCATCAGGTCGCGCACCTGCACTGGACCGACGTCACCTCGACGCACGCCATCAACGACAAGGCGGCGTTCGACGCCCTGATCATGGCGGCGCTGGAGAACCCCGAGGGCTACATCGACCAGGCCACCGACGAGCTGGCACTCGAGCCGCCGGAGTCGCTGCTGCCGGCCTGGCGCGCCGGGCGTTCCGACCTCGTCGACGCGCTGAAGTCCGTCCCCGAGGGTCAGAAGATCCCGTGGTTCGGCCCGCCGATGAGCCCGGTCTCGATGGCGACCGCGCGGCTCATGGAGACCTGGGCGCACAGCCACGACGTCGCCGAGGCGCTGGGCCTCTCGGTGCCGCGCACCGACCGCGTCAAGCACGTGTGCCACATCGGCGTGCGGACGTTCGCATTCACTCACCTGATGCGCGGCGAGGAGGCGCCCGACGTCCAGCCGCGCGTCGAGCTGACCGGCCCGTCGGGCGAGCTGTGGACCTGGGGCCCCGAGGACTCGCCCGAGCGCGTCACCGGCGACGCCTGGGACTTCGCCCTGCTGGCCACCCGCCGCCGTCACCGCTCCGACGTCGACGTCACCGCCTCCGGTCCCGCCGCCGACCACTGGCTCGACATCGTCCAGGCCTTCGCCGGTCTGCCCGGCAACGACCCCAAGCCGTTGGCCGAGCGCTGA
- a CDS encoding nuclear transport factor 2 family protein: protein MTKSKRLDVLDRYMEGFRRSDHEMVLGCLTDDVVWHVHGVRTTTGKAEFDSEIENPDFAGSPELTVDRTIEAGDVIVITGAGVGHHRQAGRFGFVYSDLFTFRGDLIAEVESYVVPVS from the coding sequence ATGACGAAGAGCAAGCGCCTCGACGTGCTCGATCGCTACATGGAGGGGTTCCGCCGTAGCGACCACGAGATGGTGCTCGGCTGTCTGACTGATGACGTCGTGTGGCACGTGCACGGCGTGCGCACCACGACCGGGAAGGCGGAGTTCGACTCCGAGATCGAGAACCCGGATTTCGCGGGCAGCCCGGAGCTCACGGTCGACCGCACCATCGAGGCCGGCGACGTCATCGTGATCACCGGTGCTGGAGTGGGCCACCACCGCCAGGCTGGCCGCTTCGGCTTCGTCTACAGCGACCTGTTCACCTTCCGCGGCGACCTCATCGCAGAGGTGGAGTCGTACGTCGTCCCCGTGAGTTGA
- a CDS encoding TetR/AcrR family transcriptional regulator: MARPNARNLLLDAAERLFAEHGISTVSDRQIADAAGNTNHSAVSYYFGGRRGLIEALLERHQSGLEPRRRAMFEESDSLLGDIRSAVIPLTSALAELPTPSWRARFLDQALHDPPTAELLRSGPLGNPMAGAVARSVVQRLAHLDANVVRARAQLTAQIISTTCAQIEELAERSGEPARWAEAGIFLCDALAGLLQAPITSDMATGNSRPDV, from the coding sequence ATGGCGCGCCCCAACGCCCGGAACCTCCTGCTCGACGCCGCCGAGCGCCTGTTCGCCGAGCACGGCATTTCGACGGTCTCGGACCGTCAGATCGCCGACGCCGCCGGCAACACCAACCACTCGGCGGTGAGCTACTACTTCGGTGGTCGTCGCGGCCTGATCGAGGCCCTCCTCGAACGGCACCAGTCCGGTCTCGAGCCTCGTCGTCGCGCGATGTTCGAGGAGTCGGACTCGTTGCTGGGCGACATCCGGTCAGCGGTGATCCCGCTGACGTCGGCCTTGGCGGAGCTGCCGACGCCGTCGTGGCGCGCGCGCTTCCTCGACCAGGCGCTCCACGACCCGCCGACGGCCGAGCTGCTGCGGTCCGGGCCGTTGGGCAACCCGATGGCCGGTGCCGTCGCGCGCTCCGTCGTCCAGCGGCTGGCCCACCTCGACGCGAACGTGGTCCGGGCGCGGGCCCAACTGACGGCACAGATCATCAGCACCACGTGTGCGCAGATCGAGGAGCTCGCCGAGCGGTCCGGTGAACCGGCGCGCTGGGCCGAGGCGGGCATCTTCCTGTGTGACGCGCTCGCCGGACTGCTGCAGGCACCCATCACGTCGGACATGGCGACAGGCAACTCGCGGCCCGACGTGTGA
- a CDS encoding TetR/AcrR family transcriptional regulator, producing MTESPARTPQTERTRLMRQRLLEATVDSLVELGWAGTSTTIVSQRAGVSRGAQLHHFPSKQDLVVAAVEYIAERRREELFVDLDLLPEQGRTRAVLDLLAGQFTSPVFLAALELWVAARTDPDLQAKVAPFERRVGRETHARAVELLQVDESRGRNRQLVQATLDLLRGLGLAATLTDDSARRASILDAWAETLDRELER from the coding sequence GTGACGGAAAGCCCTGCCAGGACACCGCAGACCGAGCGGACGCGGCTCATGCGCCAGCGGCTGCTCGAGGCCACGGTCGACTCGCTCGTCGAGTTGGGCTGGGCCGGGACGTCGACCACGATCGTCAGTCAACGCGCCGGCGTCAGCCGCGGCGCCCAGCTGCACCACTTCCCCAGCAAGCAGGACCTGGTGGTCGCCGCCGTCGAGTACATCGCCGAGCGACGCCGCGAGGAGCTGTTCGTCGACCTCGACCTGCTGCCCGAGCAGGGCCGCACCCGCGCCGTGCTGGACCTGTTGGCCGGTCAGTTCACCTCCCCGGTCTTCCTCGCCGCGCTCGAGCTGTGGGTCGCGGCGCGCACGGATCCGGACCTGCAGGCCAAGGTCGCCCCGTTCGAGCGCCGCGTGGGCCGCGAGACGCACGCCCGCGCGGTGGAGCTGCTCCAGGTCGACGAGTCGCGTGGACGCAACCGTCAACTGGTCCAGGCCACCCTCGACCTGCTGCGTGGCCTCGGCCTCGCCGCGACCCTGACCGACGACTCCGCACGCCGGGCCTCGATCCTCGACGCCTGGGCCGAAACCCTCGACCGAGAACTGGAACGATGA